From the Rhodoferax mekongensis genome, one window contains:
- a CDS encoding FecCD family ABC transporter permease — translation MSLALPASTFRRLRGGSVPVWAALLLVLMGVVGMVSVVSGATPVSWSDVGHGLGLWLTGADDSRYRMVDRIVVDLRLPRMLLAMMVGGGLAVVGALLQTATRNDLSDPYLFGLSSGSAAGAVGVITFTGEVLGQWTLPLAAFVGGMASVLVVLLLLRRFRSHSPERMILAGLSVSFLFTAITYYFTFLGDQRAAQSVLFWTMGGLGSARWDSLWVPLAGLVVLAAFCWRQWGALDAMLAGENTAHSLGIDPQRLRVQLFVVCAFATACFVAVSGVIGFVGLMVPHLARAAAGALHRGMLVLSVLMGALLLLLSDVVSRTVLAPQELPVGIITASVGALFVMYTLLNQPDAA, via the coding sequence ATGTCCCTCGCACTGCCTGCCTCCACATTTCGCCGCTTGCGTGGCGGGTCTGTCCCCGTGTGGGCGGCCTTGCTGCTGGTCCTCATGGGCGTGGTGGGCATGGTGTCGGTGGTGTCCGGTGCTACCCCTGTCTCCTGGAGCGATGTGGGCCACGGCCTGGGCTTGTGGCTGACGGGTGCCGACGACAGCCGCTACCGCATGGTCGATCGCATCGTGGTGGACCTGCGCCTGCCACGCATGCTGCTGGCCATGATGGTGGGCGGCGGCCTGGCGGTAGTGGGTGCGCTGCTGCAAACGGCCACCCGCAACGACCTCTCTGACCCCTACCTGTTCGGCTTGTCCTCCGGTTCGGCGGCGGGTGCGGTGGGGGTGATCACTTTTACGGGCGAGGTGTTGGGCCAATGGACGCTGCCACTCGCGGCCTTTGTGGGTGGCATGGCCTCGGTGCTGGTGGTCTTGCTTTTGTTGCGTCGCTTTCGCAGCCATTCCCCCGAACGCATGATTTTGGCGGGGCTGTCCGTGTCCTTTTTGTTCACGGCCATCACCTATTACTTCACCTTTCTGGGTGACCAGCGGGCCGCGCAGTCGGTGTTGTTCTGGACCATGGGCGGTCTGGGCTCCGCGCGCTGGGACAGCCTCTGGGTTCCGCTGGCGGGCCTGGTCGTGCTGGCTGCGTTTTGCTGGCGCCAATGGGGTGCTCTGGACGCCATGCTGGCCGGTGAAAACACCGCCCACAGCCTTGGCATAGACCCCCAGCGCTTGCGGGTGCAGCTGTTCGTGGTGTGTGCGTTTGCCACCGCCTGCTTTGTCGCCGTCTCCGGTGTCATTGGCTTTGTGGGCCTCATGGTGCCGCACCTGGCGCGCGCTGCGGCGGGCGCCTTGCACCGGGGCATGCTGGTGCTCTCGGTGCTCATGGGGGCGCTGCTCTTGCTGCTCAGCGATGTGGTGAGCCGCACAGTCCTTGCGCCTCAGGAGCTGCCCGTGGGCATCATCACCGCCAGTGTGGGCGCCCTGTTTGTCATGTACACCCTGTTGAACCAGCCTGATGCGGCCTAG
- a CDS encoding ABC transporter substrate-binding protein, whose protein sequence is MKNTLKNIALRAGRRPSRSCVMAAAALWSGLLAAQTFPVTVDSCGEKLTFAAPPKAALVHDINMTDMALALGLQKSMVAVSGITGWYKMSPEFRAALGNIKEIAPKQPTLENILAAHPDFFFAGWNYGMKVGGDVTPATLQKYKIPTLVLSESCIHVDKNRPRASMDLLYTDFIKLGTIFGKESAAKAQVSAWKQRLAILPKVPGKEPLRMFLFDSGEDKPFTAGKYAIPTAMMEAVGGRNIMDDVETSWGTVAWEAVAARNPEFLVLLDYQNDGGADKLLQFLQKHPLMQHTDAVRNKRFVALRYEELTPGPANIAAIEKMARAAAR, encoded by the coding sequence ATGAAAAATACCTTGAAGAACATTGCTTTGCGCGCTGGCCGTCGCCCGTCGCGGTCATGCGTAATGGCGGCCGCCGCCTTGTGGTCTGGCCTGCTGGCTGCGCAGACCTTTCCGGTGACCGTGGACAGCTGCGGTGAGAAGCTGACCTTTGCTGCCCCGCCCAAGGCCGCGCTGGTGCATGACATCAACATGACCGACATGGCGCTGGCACTGGGCCTGCAGAAAAGCATGGTCGCGGTGAGCGGCATCACGGGCTGGTACAAAATGAGCCCGGAGTTTCGCGCCGCCTTGGGCAACATCAAGGAGATTGCGCCCAAGCAGCCCACCCTGGAAAACATCCTGGCGGCCCACCCCGACTTCTTCTTTGCCGGCTGGAACTACGGCATGAAGGTGGGGGGCGATGTGACGCCCGCCACCCTGCAAAAATACAAAATCCCTACCCTGGTGCTGAGCGAGAGCTGCATCCATGTGGACAAGAACCGGCCCCGCGCCAGCATGGACCTGCTCTACACCGACTTCATCAAACTGGGCACCATCTTTGGCAAAGAGTCCGCGGCCAAAGCCCAGGTGAGCGCCTGGAAGCAGCGCCTGGCCATCCTGCCCAAAGTCCCGGGCAAAGAGCCCTTGCGCATGTTCCTGTTTGATTCAGGCGAAGACAAGCCTTTCACGGCCGGCAAATACGCCATCCCCACCGCCATGATGGAAGCCGTGGGCGGCCGCAACATCATGGATGATGTGGAAACCAGCTGGGGCACGGTGGCGTGGGAGGCCGTGGCCGCGCGCAACCCCGAGTTTCTGGTGCTGCTGGATTACCAAAACGATGGCGGAGCCGACAAGCTCCTGCAGTTCCTGCAAAAGCACCCCCTCATGCAGCACACCGACGCGGTCAGGAACAAACGCTTCGTGGCCCTCCGGTACGAAGAGCTGACCCCCGGCCCCGCCAACATTGCAGCCATTGAAAAAATGGCCAGGGCCGCAGCGCGTTGA
- a CDS encoding ABC transporter ATP-binding protein, with translation MHDVMSPNPAPAPFDLVLQGVSLRRAGAPVLSEVHLHVPFGAHVAVVGPNGSGKTTLLQVMAGRLAPHGGRVLLGGHNLASLSGPQRARQLAVVHQHEQVHGQLRVRDYVALGRTPHGDMHREQGAAVVQSALQRCRLHASQDRQMRTLSGGEQQRAAIARALAQEPRILLLDEPTNHLDLRTRADMLDLLTELGVTVVAALHELSLVQRFAHQVVVIGAGRVVAQGVPSEVLTQELVRGHFEMDVFYLPLPHREHEIAVFESPQSGKPEGRVPASPPGLSSPVSG, from the coding sequence ATGCACGATGTGATGAGCCCCAACCCGGCGCCCGCGCCGTTCGACCTGGTGCTGCAGGGTGTTTCCCTGCGGCGCGCGGGTGCGCCGGTGCTCAGCGAGGTGCATTTGCACGTGCCTTTTGGTGCCCATGTCGCAGTGGTCGGCCCCAACGGGTCTGGCAAAACCACCTTGCTGCAGGTCATGGCGGGCCGCCTGGCGCCCCATGGCGGGCGAGTCCTGCTGGGCGGGCACAACCTGGCCAGTCTGAGTGGCCCGCAGCGGGCCCGGCAACTGGCTGTGGTGCACCAGCATGAGCAGGTGCACGGTCAGTTGCGTGTCCGCGACTACGTTGCCCTGGGCCGCACGCCCCATGGAGACATGCACCGGGAGCAGGGCGCTGCGGTGGTGCAAAGCGCCTTGCAGCGGTGTCGCCTGCACGCGTCGCAAGACCGGCAGATGCGCACCCTGTCGGGGGGCGAACAGCAGCGGGCTGCGATTGCACGTGCCTTGGCCCAGGAGCCCCGCATCCTGCTGCTTGACGAACCCACCAACCATCTTGACTTGCGCACCCGGGCCGACATGCTGGACCTTCTGACCGAACTGGGCGTCACCGTGGTAGCAGCACTGCATGAACTCAGCCTGGTCCAGCGCTTTGCCCACCAGGTGGTGGTCATCGGAGCGGGGCGGGTGGTGGCACAGGGCGTACCCTCGGAAGTGCTCACCCAGGAGCTGGTGCGCGGCCATTTTGAGATGGACGTTTTTTATCTGCCCCTGCCGCACCGCGAGCACGAGATCGCCGTGTTTGAATCCCCCCAGTCCGGAAAACCGGAAGGGCGCGTACCCGCAAGTCCCCCGGGCCTGTCTTCGCCCGTTTCCGGTTGA
- the cobO gene encoding cob(I)yrinic acid a,c-diamide adenosyltransferase has product MELIAPPVDRDTPRPQGERRGLILVHTGTGKGKSTAAFGLALRAHGRGKAVKVYQFMKVPTARFGEHRLFEQLGIPIVGLGDGFTWKSKDLDHSAELAQAGWEQAKATVMAGEHFMVVLDEIMYPLRYGWIPLESILDCLRNRPPHVHVVLTGRNAPAELIELADTVTEMTLIKHHFKAGVPAQRGIED; this is encoded by the coding sequence GTGGAACTGATAGCCCCACCCGTAGACCGTGACACCCCGCGCCCCCAGGGCGAGCGGCGTGGATTGATTCTGGTGCACACCGGCACCGGCAAAGGCAAGAGCACAGCCGCCTTCGGGCTGGCCTTGCGCGCCCATGGCCGGGGCAAGGCGGTCAAGGTCTACCAGTTCATGAAAGTGCCTACCGCCCGCTTTGGCGAGCACCGGCTGTTCGAGCAACTGGGCATCCCCATCGTGGGCTTGGGCGACGGCTTCACCTGGAAGAGCAAAGACCTGGACCACTCCGCTGAGTTGGCCCAGGCCGGCTGGGAGCAAGCCAAAGCCACCGTGATGGCGGGCGAACATTTCATGGTCGTGCTGGACGAAATCATGTACCCCCTGCGCTACGGCTGGATTCCGCTGGAAAGCATCCTCGACTGCCTGCGCAATCGTCCGCCCCACGTGCATGTGGTGCTCACCGGCCGCAACGCCCCGGCGGAACTGATCGAGCTGGCCGACACCGTCACCGAGATGACGCTCATCAAGCACCACTTCAAAGCCGGTGTGCCCGCCCAGCGCGGCATAGAAGACTGA
- a CDS encoding energy-coupling factor ABC transporter permease gives MHIEPGLVDSTKILLSYATATTAALYATKLAVHAVKKDGPLALIARALLCVGLVFCFFEVFPHHPVGVSEVHLILGTTLMLIFGVAPAVIGLMGGLLIQSLFFAQQDLPQYGMNVTTLLVPLFATSALARRIVPANVAYVDLSYRQAFKLSAAYQGGIVAWVAFWAIYGRGVGMENLSQIATFGAAYMTVVLLEPMVDVGVLAAAKALRRLQGNPLVNQRVYSAA, from the coding sequence ATGCATATTGAACCCGGTCTCGTCGACTCGACCAAAATTCTGCTGAGCTACGCCACCGCCACTACGGCAGCCCTGTACGCAACCAAGCTGGCGGTCCATGCAGTCAAGAAAGACGGTCCTTTGGCCCTGATCGCGCGCGCCCTGCTGTGCGTGGGTTTGGTGTTCTGCTTCTTTGAAGTGTTCCCGCACCATCCGGTAGGGGTGTCCGAGGTGCACCTGATCCTGGGTACCACCCTTATGCTGATCTTCGGCGTGGCGCCTGCGGTCATCGGCCTGATGGGCGGCTTGCTGATCCAGAGCCTGTTCTTCGCGCAACAAGACTTGCCCCAGTACGGCATGAACGTCACCACACTGCTGGTACCCTTGTTTGCCACATCCGCTTTGGCCCGCCGCATCGTGCCGGCCAACGTGGCCTATGTGGACCTGAGCTACCGCCAAGCCTTCAAGTTGTCTGCCGCGTACCAAGGCGGCATCGTGGCATGGGTGGCCTTCTGGGCGATCTACGGCCGTGGCGTGGGCATGGAAAACCTGAGCCAGATCGCCACCTTCGGCGCCGCCTACATGACAGTGGTGCTGTTGGAGCCCATGGTCGATGTGGGCGTACTGGCTGCCGCCAAGGCTCTGCGCCGCCTGCAAGGCAACCCGCTGGTCAACCAGCGCGTGTATTCCGCCGCCTGA
- a CDS encoding bifunctional adenosylcobinamide kinase/adenosylcobinamide-phosphate guanylyltransferase produces MTEFTIARSELILGGQKSGKSRRAELVARQWVQQSADHRAVMIATAQPWDDEMRLRITRHQQERAERVPGMSTVEEPLALAEAIAQHSTPATLVVVDCLTLWLTNQLMPADFEPNSPPAPMDSARAASLLIAISQAPGPVVLVGNEIGLGVIPMGREVRAFVDALGRLNQQVAATCERVTLMAAGLPLTLKSP; encoded by the coding sequence ATGACCGAATTCACCATCGCCCGCAGCGAGCTCATTTTGGGTGGCCAGAAAAGCGGCAAGTCACGCCGCGCCGAGCTGGTCGCCCGGCAATGGGTGCAGCAGTCAGCAGACCACCGCGCCGTCATGATCGCCACCGCCCAACCGTGGGACGACGAGATGCGCCTGCGCATCACCCGCCACCAGCAGGAGCGCGCCGAGCGCGTGCCCGGCATGAGCACGGTGGAAGAGCCCCTGGCACTGGCCGAAGCGATCGCGCAGCACAGCACACCCGCCACGCTGGTGGTAGTGGACTGCCTGACGCTGTGGCTCACCAACCAGCTCATGCCCGCTGATTTTGAACCAAATAGCCCTCCAGCGCCCATGGATAGTGCGCGAGCAGCTTCTCTTTTGATAGCAATTTCGCAGGCTCCCGGCCCCGTGGTGCTGGTGGGCAACGAGATCGGCCTGGGCGTGATTCCCATGGGACGCGAGGTGCGCGCCTTTGTGGACGCCTTGGGCCGGCTCAACCAGCAGGTGGCCGCTACCTGCGAGCGCGTCACCCTCATGGCAGCCGGTCTGCCGCTGACCCTGAAGTCCCCGTAA
- a CDS encoding ABC transporter substrate-binding protein: protein MTHDLLHFSPGPQRIVCLTEETTEWLYLLGQEHRIVGISGYTVRPRRARDEKPRVSAFLSAKTDKIMALQPDCVFGFSDLQADIAADLVRRGVQVTIFNQRSVADIFSMLYQVAAMVGEAEQGARRIAQMQAELRAMQATVAARIAAGARRPRVFFEEWDDPHISCIRWVSELMTIAGGDDCFPELASEPMGKQRIIAYGATIVQRAPDIVLGSWCGKKFRPEKVAAREGWAHVPAVRDGQLFEIKSADILQPGPAALTDGVQQMHRIFMAWMDSDALTRGAAA from the coding sequence ATGACGCACGACCTCTTGCATTTCAGCCCCGGTCCGCAGCGCATCGTTTGCCTGACCGAAGAGACCACCGAGTGGCTGTACCTGCTGGGTCAGGAGCACCGCATCGTCGGCATCTCGGGTTACACCGTGCGCCCCCGGCGTGCGCGGGACGAGAAGCCCCGTGTCAGCGCCTTCCTGAGCGCCAAGACAGACAAAATCATGGCGCTGCAGCCCGACTGCGTGTTCGGCTTCTCGGACTTGCAAGCCGACATCGCGGCCGATCTGGTCCGGCGCGGCGTGCAGGTCACCATCTTCAACCAGCGCAGCGTGGCCGACATTTTTTCCATGCTCTACCAAGTCGCTGCCATGGTGGGCGAGGCAGAGCAGGGTGCCCGCCGCATTGCGCAGATGCAAGCGGAGTTGCGAGCCATGCAAGCCACCGTGGCTGCCCGCATCGCAGCCGGTGCGCGCAGGCCCAGAGTGTTTTTTGAAGAGTGGGACGATCCCCACATCAGCTGCATCCGCTGGGTATCGGAATTGATGACGATTGCGGGGGGCGATGACTGCTTTCCCGAACTCGCCTCTGAGCCCATGGGCAAGCAGCGCATCATTGCCTATGGCGCCACCATCGTGCAACGCGCGCCCGACATCGTGCTGGGCTCCTGGTGCGGCAAGAAGTTCCGCCCTGAGAAGGTCGCCGCCCGTGAAGGCTGGGCCCATGTGCCCGCCGTGCGGGACGGGCAATTGTTTGAAATCAAGTCCGCAGACATCCTGCAGCCCGGCCCCGCGGCTTTGACGGATGGCGTGCAGCAGATGCACCGCATTTTCATGGCGTGGATGGATTCAGATGCTCTGACCCGTGGAGCTGCGGCATGA
- a CDS encoding cobyrinate a,c-diamide synthase — MSRSCPALLITAPSSGQGKTTVTSALARLHARQGRRVRVFKCGPDFLDPYWHQLASGAPVYQLDLWMTGEADCRQRLSQAAQEADLILVEGVMGLFDGDPCAADLAQHFGLPVMAVMDAGSMAGTFGAVAYGLQTFRPGLRWAGALANRVATERHAAMLQRSLRSDSPWLGAVMRNAAMTLPERHLGLTVASEVADAQARLDAAADALANTPLGKMSLQDLQQWSVEFREQGSEPEPARQGEAAERSAQVREEPAQRAGGTEQSALPLRPTTHAPANHANKQKSLKGTTIAVARDTAFCFIYTANLDCLQALGADLVFFSPLADATLPPCDAVWIPGGYPELHASTLAANIRLRDSLAHHVQAGKPVWAECGGMMVLFDTITSTDGTQHILWGLLPGEVTMHKRLSALGPQQLKLQAGTLRGHTFHYSTSASPLVPVARTARPDHDPMPDAGEALWQQGSVRASYFHAWFPSCTEAVVELFTPAQEAAA; from the coding sequence ATGTCACGTTCCTGCCCGGCACTCTTGATCACCGCCCCTTCCTCCGGACAGGGGAAGACCACGGTCACCTCAGCGTTGGCGCGCCTGCATGCGCGGCAGGGGCGGCGCGTACGCGTGTTCAAGTGCGGGCCGGATTTTCTCGACCCCTACTGGCACCAGCTCGCCAGCGGAGCGCCGGTCTACCAACTCGATTTGTGGATGACCGGTGAGGCCGATTGCCGCCAGCGCCTGAGTCAGGCCGCGCAGGAGGCGGACCTGATTCTGGTGGAGGGCGTCATGGGCCTGTTCGATGGCGACCCCTGCGCTGCCGATCTGGCCCAGCACTTTGGCCTGCCCGTCATGGCCGTGATGGACGCCGGCTCCATGGCGGGCACCTTCGGCGCGGTAGCGTACGGTTTGCAAACCTTCCGTCCGGGTCTGCGCTGGGCCGGCGCACTGGCCAATCGCGTAGCGACTGAGCGCCATGCGGCCATGCTGCAACGCAGCCTGCGCAGCGACAGCCCTTGGCTGGGCGCCGTGATGCGCAACGCCGCCATGACCCTGCCCGAGCGGCATCTGGGCCTGACGGTGGCGAGTGAAGTCGCTGACGCCCAAGCCCGCCTCGATGCCGCTGCCGACGCATTGGCCAATACGCCGCTGGGAAAAATGAGCTTGCAAGACCTGCAACAGTGGTCAGTGGAATTCCGAGAACAAGGGTCAGAGCCGGAGCCAGCCCGCCAGGGCGAAGCGGCAGAGCGTTCTGCGCAGGTCAGGGAGGAGCCCGCACAGCGGGCGGGGGGCACGGAGCAGAGCGCTTTGCCGCTTCGTCCAACCACGCATGCCCCTGCGAACCACGCGAACAAACAGAAAAGCCTCAAAGGCACAACCATCGCAGTGGCCAGAGACACCGCCTTCTGTTTCATCTACACCGCCAACCTCGATTGCCTGCAAGCATTGGGCGCCGACTTGGTTTTCTTCTCGCCACTCGCAGACGCCACTTTACCCCCCTGCGATGCGGTGTGGATCCCCGGTGGCTACCCCGAATTGCACGCGAGCACACTGGCCGCCAACATCCGTTTGCGCGACAGTCTTGCCCATCATGTGCAGGCCGGCAAACCCGTGTGGGCCGAGTGCGGCGGCATGATGGTCTTGTTCGACACGATCACGTCCACAGATGGAACACAACACATCCTGTGGGGCCTGCTGCCAGGCGAAGTCACCATGCACAAACGACTGTCGGCGCTGGGCCCCCAACAGCTCAAATTACAGGCGGGCACCTTGCGCGGCCACACCTTCCATTACTCCACCAGCGCCAGCCCGCTGGTGCCGGTCGCGCGCACCGCACGTCCTGACCACGACCCCATGCCCGATGCGGGCGAGGCGTTGTGGCAGCAAGGCTCCGTGCGGGCCAGTTACTTTCACGCCTGGTTTCCGTCCTGCACCGAGGCGGTCGTCGAGCTGTTCACCCCGGCACAGGAGGCGGCCGCATGA
- a CDS encoding DUF904 domain-containing protein gives MSNQTPIDQIAERVERLLLRYEELQRTNALLTSQVETLTQERDALKSRLGAARARVDALLERIPDNLVTHKDPT, from the coding sequence ATGTCGAATCAGACTCCCATCGACCAAATCGCCGAGCGTGTGGAACGCCTGCTGCTTCGTTACGAAGAACTGCAGCGTACCAACGCCCTGCTCACCAGCCAGGTGGAAACACTCACCCAAGAGCGTGATGCGCTGAAGTCCCGGCTCGGTGCTGCACGCGCCCGGGTCGACGCGCTGCTGGAACGCATCCCTGACAACCTGGTGACCCACAAAGACCCGACATGA
- a CDS encoding cell division protein ZapA has product MKQLEVQIMGQSYLLGCPDGGDARLLEAVERVDTAMCKIRDAGKVRARDRIAVLAALNLAFDLSDRAPAAEATPAAMPTATAPSAPGMEGDSALLLSSLLERLDAALSDDGRLL; this is encoded by the coding sequence ATGAAACAGCTGGAAGTTCAAATCATGGGGCAAAGCTACCTGCTGGGTTGCCCCGACGGAGGTGATGCGCGTTTGCTGGAAGCGGTGGAGCGTGTGGACACCGCCATGTGCAAAATCCGCGACGCGGGCAAAGTGCGTGCACGCGACCGCATTGCGGTGCTGGCTGCCCTGAACCTTGCTTTCGACCTGTCTGACAGGGCTCCCGCTGCCGAAGCCACACCCGCGGCAATGCCAACTGCCACCGCGCCCTCTGCACCGGGCATGGAAGGCGACAGCGCCTTGTTGTTGAGCTCTCTGCTGGAGCGTCTGGATGCTGCCTTGAGCGACGACGGGCGCCTTCTCTGA
- a CDS encoding sulfite exporter TauE/SafE family protein, translating to MPFELLLILELATLGLATGFVAGLLGIGGGMLIGPFLTWILTSRGVPADIAVKMAIATSMATIMFTSISSVRAHHQRGAVRWDVVKRLAPGIVLGGALASLGVFALLKGTTLALLFALFIGYSATQMFLDKKPKPNRQMPGTAGQWAAGSVFGFLSGLVGAGGGFVSVPFMVAHNIPIINAVATSAALGFPIALANTSGYVLAGLALPGLPAWSLGYVWLPGLAVIAACSVWTAPLGARTAHKLPVAKLKRVFACVLYLLAAYMLWKGLSA from the coding sequence ATGCCGTTCGAACTTCTCCTGATTCTTGAACTCGCCACACTGGGGTTGGCCACCGGTTTTGTTGCGGGCCTATTGGGTATTGGCGGCGGCATGCTGATAGGCCCGTTTCTCACCTGGATACTGACCTCCCGCGGCGTTCCGGCGGATATCGCGGTCAAGATGGCGATTGCCACGTCCATGGCAACCATCATGTTCACCAGCATTTCGAGCGTACGCGCCCACCATCAGCGCGGCGCCGTACGGTGGGACGTGGTGAAACGCTTGGCCCCCGGCATTGTGTTGGGCGGCGCGTTGGCCAGCTTGGGTGTTTTCGCCCTGCTCAAAGGGACCACACTGGCACTGCTGTTTGCCTTGTTCATCGGTTACTCAGCCACCCAAATGTTTCTGGACAAGAAACCCAAACCGAACCGCCAGATGCCCGGCACTGCAGGCCAATGGGCCGCGGGCAGCGTGTTCGGTTTCTTGTCCGGACTGGTGGGAGCCGGCGGTGGCTTTGTCAGCGTGCCCTTCATGGTGGCGCACAACATCCCCATCATCAATGCAGTGGCGACCAGTGCGGCGCTGGGATTCCCGATTGCGCTGGCCAACACCAGCGGCTATGTGTTGGCCGGCCTGGCATTACCCGGCTTGCCCGCCTGGTCACTCGGCTATGTCTGGCTGCCGGGTTTGGCAGTGATTGCCGCATGCAGCGTATGGACCGCACCGCTGGGTGCACGCACGGCGCACAAGCTGCCGGTCGCCAAGCTCAAGCGGGTGTTCGCCTGTGTGTTGTACCTCTTGGCAGCCTACATGCTTTGGAAGGGCCTGAGCGCCTGA
- a CDS encoding HD-GYP domain-containing protein, with product MKSEESVWIDVALLRVGHYIELDVGWMAHPFPTGSFKISSQKQIDVIRGLGKPQVRYVPSKSDALPELAEQGATSGALSEAAAAEVERQEAAAREREQRQLRAAMLAAQERSLVVCERRFAESVRLYRKTLDMVQSNPKDAAGPCREMVTTYVDDMLDKGEASIRLLSETAGDKSSMHSVNVTIIALLLGKAMGLSRGELMDLGLAAYLHDIGKVKLPDRVRWLEDNFSTAEYRLYQEHVAQGISVGRAMELGNPSLLAMLQHHEMVDGSGFPSRLRGDAMGNAGRILALVNRYDNLCNPSRPGAALTPHEALSLIFAQFKARFDSAALSAFIRMMGVYPPGSVVQLIDDRYGIVVSVNSSRPLKPRVILHEPGVPKHEALILDLEKAPQLGIRRSLKPANLPPAALDYLAPRQRIAYFFEQADEPETPATPV from the coding sequence ATGAAATCTGAAGAGTCTGTGTGGATTGATGTCGCGCTGTTGCGCGTAGGGCACTACATCGAATTGGATGTGGGCTGGATGGCACATCCATTTCCCACCGGTAGTTTCAAGATCAGTTCGCAGAAACAGATTGATGTGATTCGGGGGCTGGGCAAGCCCCAGGTCCGCTATGTGCCCTCCAAGAGTGATGCGTTGCCTGAGCTTGCAGAGCAGGGGGCAACGTCCGGCGCACTCAGTGAAGCCGCCGCCGCTGAAGTGGAGCGCCAGGAGGCTGCTGCCCGTGAGCGCGAGCAGCGTCAACTGCGAGCCGCCATGCTGGCTGCCCAAGAGCGCAGTCTGGTCGTATGCGAGCGGCGATTTGCGGAGTCAGTGCGGCTGTACCGCAAGACTTTGGACATGGTGCAGTCCAATCCCAAGGACGCTGCCGGGCCCTGCAGGGAAATGGTGACGACCTACGTCGATGACATGCTCGACAAGGGGGAGGCGTCTATCCGACTACTGTCCGAGACGGCGGGCGACAAGTCTTCCATGCATTCGGTCAATGTCACCATCATTGCCTTGTTGCTGGGCAAGGCCATGGGGCTCTCTCGTGGCGAGCTCATGGATCTGGGCCTTGCCGCGTATTTGCACGACATCGGCAAGGTCAAGCTACCAGATCGTGTGCGTTGGCTGGAGGACAATTTTTCCACTGCCGAATACCGGCTCTACCAGGAGCATGTGGCGCAGGGTATCTCAGTAGGTCGCGCGATGGAGCTGGGCAATCCCTCACTGCTGGCCATGCTGCAACACCATGAAATGGTGGACGGCAGTGGTTTCCCGTCCCGCTTGCGGGGCGACGCCATGGGGAATGCCGGCCGCATTCTCGCGCTGGTCAACCGCTACGACAACTTGTGCAATCCCAGCCGCCCGGGCGCGGCCTTGACGCCGCACGAAGCCCTGTCGTTGATCTTTGCGCAGTTCAAAGCCCGCTTCGATTCAGCTGCCCTGAGCGCCTTCATCCGCATGATGGGCGTGTACCCGCCGGGCTCAGTGGTGCAGTTGATTGACGACCGCTACGGCATTGTGGTGTCTGTGAACTCGTCCCGCCCGCTCAAGCCACGCGTGATCTTGCATGAGCCCGGGGTGCCCAAGCACGAGGCACTGATTCTGGATCTGGAAAAAGCCCCGCAGCTGGGCATCCGCCGCAGTTTGAAGCCTGCCAATTTGCCACCCGCTGCGCTGGACTATCTGGCTCCGAGGCAGCGTATCGCCTACTTTTTCGAGCAGGCCGACGAACCCGAAACACCCGCCACACCGGTTTGA
- the phbB gene encoding acetoacetyl-CoA reductase gives MSQKVAYVTGGMGGIGTAICQRLHKEGFKVIAGCGPTRDHAKWIAEQKELGFTFHASVGNVGDWDSTVEAFSKTKAEHGSIDVLVNNAGITRDRMFLKMSREDWQAVMSTNLDSMFNVTKQVVPDMVEKGWGRIINISSVNGEKGQAGQTNYSAAKAGMHGFSMALAQELATKGVTVNTVSPGYIGTDMVKAIREDVLAKIVATVPVKRLGEPSEIASIIAWLASEEGGYATGADFSVNGGLHMG, from the coding sequence ATGAGTCAAAAAGTAGCGTACGTCACCGGCGGCATGGGTGGCATCGGAACCGCCATCTGCCAACGCTTGCACAAAGAGGGCTTCAAGGTCATCGCCGGTTGCGGCCCCACGCGCGACCACGCCAAGTGGATTGCCGAACAAAAAGAGCTGGGCTTCACCTTCCACGCCTCTGTGGGCAACGTGGGTGATTGGGATTCCACCGTCGAAGCCTTCAGCAAGACCAAGGCCGAGCACGGCAGTATCGACGTGCTGGTGAACAACGCCGGTATCACCCGCGACCGCATGTTCCTGAAGATGAGCCGCGAAGACTGGCAAGCGGTGATGAGCACCAACCTGGACTCCATGTTCAACGTCACCAAGCAAGTGGTGCCTGACATGGTCGAAAAGGGCTGGGGCCGCATCATCAATATTTCCAGCGTGAACGGTGAAAAAGGCCAGGCCGGCCAGACCAACTACTCGGCTGCCAAGGCCGGCATGCACGGCTTCTCCATGGCATTGGCCCAGGAACTCGCCACCAAGGGCGTGACCGTCAATACCGTGAGCCCCGGCTACATCGGTACCGACATGGTCAAGGCCATCCGTGAGGACGTGCTGGCCAAAATCGTGGCGACGGTGCCGGTCAAGCGCTTGGGTGAGCCATCTGAAATCGCGTCCATCATCGCGTGGCTGGCGTCAGAAGAAGGCGGTTACGCCACCGGGGCTGACTTCTCGGTGAACGGCGGATTGCACATGGGCTGA